The following proteins are co-located in the Xyrauchen texanus isolate HMW12.3.18 chromosome 43, RBS_HiC_50CHRs, whole genome shotgun sequence genome:
- the LOC127635658 gene encoding CXADR-like membrane protein: MSTSARALFLVLLSVLQVNSQTEMKRVVGDNATLPCHHQLWQADTSLLDIEWMLHKSSTRQKVVITYFAGRIYDPNESEVGRLSLTGDFLKGDASLMISDLLLTDSGEYICKVKNGGKYYWNTVKLIVLLKPSKPRCWMEGRLLEGSDVRMSCKSTDGSDPISYKWERVLDKGKHARKLPLLALIDLKNPEIVTLRNLTRESAGVYKCTASNDVGEESCTLEVKVHYVRGMGVMAGAVVGVSFGVLLIILIVWLVFRKKEKKKYEEEEAPNEIREDAEAPKSKLVKPNSLSSSRSGSSRSGASSTQSMVHNSVPRGPRPRLPIVAALKEGGQPENYPPVPPAYNHVVSKPPEPRNSPKPSPAKLGPGTLTRMGATPVMIPAQTKAFQTV; this comes from the exons tatTGCTGAGTGTGCTTCAGGTGAACAGCCAGACAGAGATGAAGAGGGTAGTCGGAGACAATGCCACATTGCCATGCCACCATCAGCTGTGGCAAGCCGACACTTCTCTACTGGACATCGAGTGGATGCTGCATAAATCCAGCACCCGACAGAAAGTG GTGATCACATACTTTGCGGGTCGAATCTATGACCCCAATGAGAGCGAGGTGGGACGGCTGTCCCTGACGGGTGACTTCCTGAAGGGTGACGCTTCACTCATGATCAGTGACCTCTTGCTCACTGACTCTGGAGAATACATCTGCAAGGTTAAGAATGGTGGGAAGTACTACTGGAACACAGTCAAACTCATCGTGCTCT TGAAGCCATCCAAACCGCGCTGTTGGATGGAGGGTCGACTGCTGGAAGGAAGTGATGTCAGAATGAGCTGTAAGTCCACAGATGGTTCTGACCCCATCAGCTACAAATGGGAGAGAGTCCTGGACAAGGGAAAACATGCCAGGAAGCTCCCACTTCTGGCACTCATAG ATCTAAAGAATCCTGAGATTGTGACATTGAGAAATCTGACGAGGGAAAGCGCAGGCGTCTATAAATGCACCGCCAGCAATGATGTCGGTGAAGAGAGCTGCACTCTAGAGGTCAAAGTTCACT ATGTCCGGGGCATGGGAGTGATGGCGGGCGCCGTGGTGGGCGTGTCCTTTGGCGTTCTCCTCATCATCCTCATTGTCTGGCTTGTTTTTCGCAAAAAAGAGAAGAAGAAATATGAAGAGGAGGAAGCACCCAATGAAATAAG GGAGGATGCAGAGGCTCCCAAATCCAAACTTGTGAAGCCTAACTCTCTCTCCTCCTCCCGATCTGGAAGTTCTCGCTCGGGGGCATCCTCCACTCAGTCGATGGTGCACAACAGCGTCCCCCGTGGCCCCAGGCCTCGCCTACCCATCGTAGCTGCTCTTAAAGAGGGTGGGCAGCCCGAAAACTATCCTCCGGTACCACCTGCATATAACCATGTGGTTTCAAAACCTCCGGAGCCCAGAAATAGCCCGAAACCCAGCCCAGCAAAGCTCGGCCCGGGCACCCTGACCAGGATGGGCGCCACACCTGTGATGATCCCTGCCCAAACCAAGGCATTCCAGACTGTTTAG